The nucleotide sequence CAAAGAGCGAACTGTTACCGTATTGGCAGGTACAGGGAACAACGGAGGAGATGGTCTTGCTTTGGCGCGTATGCTCATAGCTGATGGTTGGCAAGTGAATATTTATCTGCTTTGCTTTAGCGAACACCTATCGCCCGATTGCCAGCAGAATAAAGAGCTCTTAGAAGCACAAGGAATTGCGATTGCCGAAATACGAGCCGAACAAGTAAATAATATTACGTTTGGTAAGATAGTGATAGATGCTGTCTTTGGCATTGGACTCAATCGTCCAGCTCCTAAATGGATACAACAAATATTTGGGAATTTAAACGACTCTAACAGCTATATATTAAGTGTAGATATGCCCTCGGGTCTTCCTACCGAACGTATTCCGTCTCCCGAGGAGATTTGGGTACACCCTCACCAAGTGCTCACTTTTCAAGCCCCAAAATTGCCTCTCTTCCTTCCTTCCACAGGTTGCTATATCCGTAAGTGGGAAGTGCTCAACATAGGTTTGGACGAGCATTTTTTAAAGACTCTTCACCCCGATTTCTACTATCTCGAATCCGATATTCAGCAATTACAACGACGACGTGCTAAATTTTCGCACAAGGGTACTTATGGGCACGCGTTGCTTGTAGGGGGAAGTTATGGTAAAATAGGGGCAGTAGTGCTTAGCGGGACAGCCGTATTGCGCGCAGGGGCAGGTCTGCTTACCGTTGCTATTCCCCAATGTGGTTATAACATACTGCAAACTGCTCTGCCCGAGGCGATGGTACTCACCTGTGAGGAAGAAAAACACTATAAGACAGCAGAGATTCCTTTTACACCCTCTGCCATAGGCGTGGGTATCGGTTGGGGTACGCATCTCGAAACCGCCTCAGCACTCTTTGGTCTTTTTCAGCAGTACCCTGATACTCCTTTTGTAATAGACGCCGATGCGCTGAATATCCTCGCTCAACACCCTGAACAATTAAAAACCCTTCCAAAAGATGCAATTCTCACGCCACACCCTAAGGAATTAGAGCGTCTTATAGGTAAGTGGGACGACGACCTACACAAGCTCACCAAAGCCAAAGCCTTTGCCAAAGAGCACAAAGTAATACTTCTCATCAAAGGTGCCTATACGATGATAACCGATGGAGAAAAGTATTGGATAAATTCCACTGGAAATGCAGGAATGGCAACGGCAGGTAGTGGCGATGTGCTTACCGGAATGCTTACGGGCTTACGAGCTCAGGGTTATAGTGCGGTAGAAGCTGCTTGCTTAGGTGTCTTTTTACACGGTTTACAAGGTGACCGTGCAGCAAAAAAAATAGGTATGGAACGCCTTATTGCACGTGACCTTTTATAGCCTTGGCACGGTTTTTGTCTATATGTTAGCAGTTTATCATTAAAAACTCACAAATAATGAAAAGACTTATCCTAAGTATGGCAGTAATAGCAACGTTCCTCGCTAGTTGTGGCAACAGTAAAAACGCTGTGAGTTACACTCCCGCTGAGAACTATTTTGTCAATAATACTTTCCAAAATACAAAAGTAGAAACTTTAAAAATCGACTCACAAGTTGATTTTGACCGTATCTTTGGAGGTGCTACTACTATCACGGCTCGCCCTACCGCTATTGATTTCAGCAAACAGAGCGTTTTAGCTATCGTAGCCCCTGCCAGCAATAAGGAAGTAAAAATAGTGGTAAAAGCCTTAGAAACCACACTTACAGGTGGTATTTTGGTAAAATATACCATAGATGAAGGTAAAGATTTAGGCTATACTGCCCAGTCTTCTGAAATACTCATCATAAACAAAACTGATAAAGAAGTAGAGTTTAGAGAAGTATTTTAAAACATAGAAAAATCCCATCGCTATTATTTTATATAACAATAGGGGAGACAGTTTACATAAACTGTCTCCCCTCTCTTTTTGATTAACATCAGTGGGGTATAACCCAATACTATTTTCTCTTTTATATCGCCATACTCCCCTCTTTACGACCTTATAGCTCGCACCTCCAAGTTTCTCAGAGTTTTTCCGAGACCTTCAGTAAGCCGTCTATCCTTTCTCTTATTTTCGCCTCGAAACCCCGTTTTTAACATTTTTGGTATTATTGTATTAAGCTATTAATCAATTTTTTACACACCCTTTCTATACCAATCGTCCAAGATTCGTATAAGCTTCCTATAAGCTCTATAAGCTAACCACACCCATCTTACTCCTTATTTTGCACCTTTTACCCCAACACGCCCTTCCGTTCTTCTCCGTTTCCCTTCGAAAAAACCTGACCAGTCCTATTTGTCTGACAAGTTAGACCTATCAAAAAACCTTTTTTATCACTACCCATTTGCTAACTTTCTCCTGCCCGTGTGGCTCGCACCTGTGAGAACTGACGTTTTTCAGAATATATAAGTGTAACCAACGTTAATAGTAGCTTGATGGCGAGTTACATAGTTTCCTTTTTGCCAAAAAGAGCCTCCGTATTCTCCATAAATAGAGAGTATGGTTTTATCGGTAGCGTAGATTTCTATCCCAGCGAGGAGGTGAAGAGAGAGGTTGAGAGTACCTCCTGTGGAGCTTTGGTAGTTTACGTCTTGGGTTTTAAACTGATGCCATATAGGAGCGTTGAACTGTAATCCCCCACCTGTAAGGAGATAAACATTGTTATTTACAGGAGTAAGCACTTCTAATCTCACAGGTACTTCAAGGGTGGCTACCCT is from Capnocytophaga ochracea DSM 7271 and encodes:
- a CDS encoding bifunctional ADP-dependent NAD(P)H-hydrate dehydratase/NAD(P)H-hydrate epimerase — encoded protein: MKILNTQQMREADAHTISAEGITSWQLMERATTKLFEWIKEHLPKERTVTVLAGTGNNGGDGLALARMLIADGWQVNIYLLCFSEHLSPDCQQNKELLEAQGIAIAEIRAEQVNNITFGKIVIDAVFGIGLNRPAPKWIQQIFGNLNDSNSYILSVDMPSGLPTERIPSPEEIWVHPHQVLTFQAPKLPLFLPSTGCYIRKWEVLNIGLDEHFLKTLHPDFYYLESDIQQLQRRRAKFSHKGTYGHALLVGGSYGKIGAVVLSGTAVLRAGAGLLTVAIPQCGYNILQTALPEAMVLTCEEEKHYKTAEIPFTPSAIGVGIGWGTHLETASALFGLFQQYPDTPFVIDADALNILAQHPEQLKTLPKDAILTPHPKELERLIGKWDDDLHKLTKAKAFAKEHKVILLIKGAYTMITDGEKYWINSTGNAGMATAGSGDVLTGMLTGLRAQGYSAVEAACLGVFLHGLQGDRAAKKIGMERLIARDLL
- a CDS encoding outer membrane beta-barrel protein, with the protein product MKKLLLSLLLLCATVSAFSQEKGTAKDSIPYAKWSFIPSAGIGFAEMVSNDFQTFGIFEHGHLQIHYYPERNFRLETGLGVSHFSQGNFKESEKEYSLLRVATLEVPVRLEVLTPVNNNVYLLTGGGLQFNAPIWHQFKTQDVNYQSSTGGTLNLSLHLLAGIEIYATDKTILSIYGEYGGSFWQKGNYVTRHQATINVGYTYIF